In one window of Chloroflexota bacterium DNA:
- a CDS encoding SPFH domain-containing protein, whose product MSSAPPPASKSFTRSALKFFYQLIDGDHEWADRRAILLFIAVNIFALMGRATEQITPWEPLQPYLNTLPAPLASVFHFFISLFYFQSLRHFLPPLVGCVLAVLLASNYVRDLFELPDLQTGYRYLTASMFGWDYPSINIKEGGYEVTEKAKPGLGQQEKAETNPIPKIGGPGFVSIAPGNVALFERMGKPSKIAGAGKHFIGRFEALREVLDLRDQFRSREQVKAVTKDGVPVTVRNTQVSFRVRTGSRRRERKPDETYPFSSAAVRRIAYGKTVGARGPSVWTDGAINTVTGSVRSYISRLTFDELVSRDGAPGSSAPGAGAATPPGKPLDPREKIKAELNNDASYVKFADMGIELLWVSLGHLETPRDVIEQRIEAWEADWQGEEKMRQAEGEAYKMRAMEYARAAARLEFIERITANLPNSPDAVPSAEFILVQFGEALSSTIKLEEKLSSASLGFGIDELSLLKMIGKQRPPTAKVIDG is encoded by the coding sequence GTGAGTAGCGCGCCTCCGCCTGCCTCAAAAAGCTTCACCCGCTCGGCGCTGAAGTTCTTCTATCAATTGATTGACGGCGATCACGAATGGGCCGACCGCCGGGCGATCCTGCTCTTCATCGCCGTCAACATCTTCGCTCTCATGGGACGGGCCACCGAACAAATTACACCGTGGGAGCCGCTTCAACCTTATTTGAATACGCTACCCGCGCCGCTGGCCTCGGTCTTTCATTTCTTCATCTCCCTCTTTTACTTCCAATCGCTTCGCCACTTCCTGCCGCCCCTGGTGGGCTGTGTGCTGGCCGTCCTATTGGCCTCGAACTACGTGCGCGACCTGTTCGAGTTGCCCGACCTTCAGACCGGCTATCGTTACCTTACTGCTTCCATGTTCGGTTGGGATTATCCAAGCATCAACATCAAAGAGGGCGGCTACGAGGTGACGGAAAAAGCCAAGCCGGGACTGGGCCAGCAGGAGAAGGCCGAGACCAACCCCATTCCGAAAATTGGCGGGCCTGGTTTCGTCAGCATTGCGCCCGGCAACGTGGCCCTCTTCGAGCGCATGGGCAAGCCGTCCAAGATCGCGGGCGCGGGCAAACATTTTATTGGCCGCTTTGAGGCGTTGCGCGAAGTGCTGGACTTGCGCGATCAGTTCCGCTCACGTGAGCAAGTGAAGGCGGTGACCAAAGACGGCGTGCCGGTGACGGTGCGCAACACGCAGGTATCGTTCCGGGTGCGGACGGGAAGCCGCCGCCGCGAGCGCAAGCCCGATGAGACTTATCCTTTTTCGAGCGCGGCGGTGAGGCGCATTGCCTACGGTAAAACCGTCGGCGCGCGGGGGCCGTCGGTCTGGACGGATGGGGCCATCAACACGGTGACGGGTTCCGTTCGGAGTTATATCAGCCGGCTGACATTCGACGAACTCGTGTCGCGTGACGGCGCGCCGGGCAGTTCAGCGCCGGGCGCTGGCGCGGCCACACCACCGGGCAAGCCGCTCGACCCGCGTGAGAAAATCAAAGCCGAGCTGAACAACGACGCCAGCTATGTGAAATTTGCCGACATGGGCATTGAGTTGTTGTGGGTGAGTCTGGGCCACCTGGAAACACCCAGGGACGTGATTGAGCAACGCATCGAGGCCTGGGAAGCCGACTGGCAGGGCGAAGAGAAGATGAGGCAAGCTGAAGGCGAGGCCTACAAGATGCGAGCCATGGAATACGCTCGCGCCGCCGCCCGGCTGGAGTTCATCGAGCGGATCACAGCCAACCTGCCCAACTCGCCGGACGCCGTGCCCTCGGCAGAATTCATTCTGGTGCAGTTCGGCGAAGCCCTGAGTAGCACTATCAAGTTGGAAGAAAAGTTAAGCAGCGCATCTTTAGGGTTTGGGATAGATGAACTGTCGTTGCTCAAAATGATTGGCAAGCAAAGACCGCCGACGGCAAAAGTGATTGATGGTTAA